The nucleotide window ATATAGACTGACTAATAAAATGAAAGCAATGACCTATTTAATGATGCTGGCACTTATACTTCAGCTGGCGTCTTGTTCTACTCACGAAAAGAAAATTGCAGAACAATTTCCTGATGGAACTGAAATTCCTGCTTGGTTTAGCGATACAACCAAGATCGATGTAAAAGCTTTAGGAACCCAATTTGTTATAACTGATTATGGAGCTATTGGCGATGGCGAAACCATAAATACCCAAGCCATCCAAAAAACGATAGACGAAGCTGCCAGAAGTGGCGGAGGTGTGGTTGTAATTCCTGAAGGTCGTTTTTTAACCGGGGCAATTTTTTTCAAACCAAATACACACTTACATGTAAGCGAAAGCGCTATTTTGTTTGGCTCAGATGATATCTCAAATTTCCCTAAAAAGCCTTCGCGCATGGAGGGGCAGAGCATTGATTATTTTCCGGCAGTGGTGAATGCCTATAACGTTGATGGATTTACAATTACAGGTAAAGGCACAATCGATGGCAATGGCCTCAACTATTGGAAGGCTTTTTGGCAACGACGTGCTGAAAACCCTGACTGTACGAACTTGGAAGTCTCGCGACCTCGTTTGGTATTCATTCAACATAGTAACGATGTGCAATTGCAAGACGTCAAACTTCACAACTCAGGATTTTGGACTACTCACTTGTATAAATGCAATCGGGTAAAGGCGCTCGATCTTCATATTTATTCGCCCGCAAAACCAATTAAAGCACCAAGTACCGATGCCATCGATATTGATGCGTGCACAGATGTTCTTGTAAATGGCTGTTACATGGAAGTGAATGATGATGCCGTTGCTTTAAAAGGCGGCAAAGGGCCAACTGCTGACGAAGATCCGGATAACGGACCCAATAAAAATATTATCATCCAGAACTGTGAGTTTGGCTTTTGCCATTCTGCAGTAACTTGTGGTAGTGAATCTATTCACAACCGAAATATTATAGTTCGCGATTGTACTGTTGATGGACCTTCGCGTGTGTTGTGGTTGAAAAACCGCCCCGACACCCCGCAGCTATACGAATATATTCTGGTTGAAAACGTTACTGGAAGAGCGCAACGACTGATTTATGCCAAGCCCTGGACTCAATTTTTTGATTTGAAAGGACATAAAACGCAACCATTGTCGCAAGCCAATCACATTACATTTCGGAATATTGATTTGACCTGCAAAATATTTGCAGACATTAGTGTTACGGAATACGATTTGCTCAAAAACTTCACTTTTGATCACGTTACAATTACAGCAGAAAACGGTGAGTTAAACAAAGATTTATTTGATGGTTTAGCTATTAACCAGCTCGAAGTTAACGGCCAATTGATAGACTGATTTCACTGCGTTTTTTTTCATAAATATCTTTCCAGAGTTAGGACCCCTTGCGTACAATTGATTTGTATGACAAGGGGTCTTTTTATGGGTAATATTGAATCAGTTAGGTATTTAAAAATTTCTTTTCAGAAATTCATAAGTATTTTCTTTCGTAAATCGATTAACAATGTCGGAAGCCTTTATTTTGTTGAATTCTTCCAGCGACTGGGCTTTCTCAGAGTTGAGGAAGTTAAAGGCATGCTTTTCGAGGTAGCTGTCAAACAGTGGCATTTCTTCAGCAGTCCAAAAGCCATTTGAGGGGTTAATCATTCCATCGTAATCGGAACCAATGTACTGAATGACACAGGCAAATTGACCATATCGGTTCAATACCTAAGCAATATGTTTAATTTGATTCCAGAGTAGCTTCCATTTGTGGAACAGCATTTTTCGACGATTTAGAAATGGGCCACTCTTTTTCAACTCATGTTTGCTTACCCGTCGTTCATCAAACTGAATCCCAAATACTCCCCCTGATTGAGCTACCCTTAATATTTCATCGTCAAAAAGATTGATGTCATTAGATTGAAATTTGCCATAGTTGAACAGATCATCTTCCACCAACTGGTGGCGTGATCGAAAACCGGTAACAGACCCATGGCTTATAGGCAGAGGAATAATTTCGTCCGGGAACTCCTGCTCAAGAAAATGGTAGTATTCTTCCCGAGCTTTTACGCTCATGTGTTTCAGGTCAATCAATACGGGTTTGCCATCTGTATTATCAAGTAGTTTTTTTTAAACCTGGCATCCCAAGTCTGAAAATCCTTCATTCACACGGTCGTTTTGGTCACAAAGTTTATTGACAATGCCACTCAGGCTTTTTGCATGGCCAACCAGGTCGTTGTTAAAATGATGTGTTAACCCCATGAAGAAAAGTCGGTGATCCCATTTTTTACCCGCTCAACATTAGCAAGTACTTCGGTGGATGAAGCTGTTTCTTTCATTCGCTGCAAGCCCGTGTTAAACACGGGGGCACCCTCGATGGTCAGAATGATATAAATCGTTCGGGTACCCGGCTCGGTGTCAATTTCCAGCTCGGCAAACGACGAAACAATTTTATATTGATGCAAAAGTCCATTAATTTTTAGTTTGTGCCCATCCAGTTGGTGGTAAAATTGGTATTCTATTTCCAGATCGGTAAAGTAGTTATCCATTTTCTGGACATAGTCAATTCTTTTTTTGCCCATGCCAATTACCAAGTTGCTGAGTAAGTCGCCGGTAGTTGCGTACCCATCTTGGTCATTACAAACCCTTTCTCCAAGCCGCAAAGCGATACCATGATGGTATCGCACCTCCCTTTGCCAATGTCGTAAAGTCGGCCTGTCTGAATTTGGTTAAGGTGGTCGTAATGTTGGCTAGCTTGTCGAGTAAAGAAGGAGCATCGGGTGGAACAAGTTATGGCGTTGGTGAAACAACAGATCGATGGAAGCAGAGCCATTCAGGAATTTGGGAAGAGCATGGGAATTAGTGAAAGTCAAGCCGCGAATGATTCTAAAATACACGATATTCAGCTAAGCGATTCCTTGCGGGTAGCTCTGGTGTTCAATCCCGAAGACTTTAAGCTCATTAGTCAGGAGGCAGTGTATTTCTGCCATTTTGAAAAGGGACAAACTCAATATCTCGATTGGGAGGTGGAACCACAAACGCCCGGAGAAAAGCAGTTAACCATCAAAATTGAAAACTACGTCAATAGCTCGTGGAGCAACTTTGTTTCGCCACAAACCATTAAAATGCAAGTCAAGGTGATTCAAAATACCCTGTGGACCCGTTTGTGGGATACCATCCAAAATGATCCTTCCTGGATGCTTGATAAAATTATGCTTCCGCTACTGGCCTTTATTGCCGGATTATTTGCCACTTATATCCGCTGGGAATTGTTTGGCAAGAAGGAAGATTGACTTTTTATTACTCAATCACCTTTTCATCATGACTATTTACAAAAAGCATAGAATCAATATTATTGAATCCCTGAAATAGCGGAGCTCCTTCGTGTTTCAGGTGGTCTCCCCTAAAGCCCAGAATAACTAGTCCTGCATCAACCGACCGTTGGTTAATCATTTCGCGGATGCTGACTTCCGTGCTTTCTTCCAGAAATTCGATATTTTTCAGGGTGATCGGTAATCGACCTTTAACAATCAGATCTTGAAGATATGCCTTTGTTTCTTCCAGTTCTCCGGGCTTATTGACATCAAATATTTTGATGGTTCCTTTTTTCCAATCAGGATGAGAATTAATAATAAAACTCAGTAAAATCATCAGGTTGGCATTAAACTCGTCGCTACGTTTCAGCCAAAGGTGGATGTCTTTATGGGTATCAATTTTCTTTACTCCGGTTCGTAAAATCAGTACATCAAAGTTTCCGGCGTTTACCAAAGCGTAATTCTCGATAATTTGCTGCAGTCCTTCTTCGTCATTGGTGTCATTGTCAAAAATAAGCATGTTGTTTTCAAGTCCGGCAATGCCCGGTAGTTGAACAACCTGAGCAATGGCTGAAGTGTATGATGGCGAAATAACGGTATCAACATAAACCTGACTTTCTATTTTTCCAAATTGTATAATTAATTTTCCCAAAGTCTCCATCGCCTCCATATTTGAAGCTTTGCTGAAATAGCCATTAATCAGGTGAATGTAAGTTCCGAAACCATATTTATACGAAAGCCAGTTTAGCAGTTGGAAAGCTTCCTTTCGCTCAAATGTTTTATCCGAAATGCAAACACTACTCGGTCGCCACTCTTTGTATGATATTCGTTTTCGAGCGTTTTGCAAATAAACCTGAAGGTTACGGTTAAGCTGAAATATAGCGTTGATAAAGATAATTTCCAATCCCTTTCGATCCTTATGTATGTGGTTTACAATTAGATAAATGCCAGTCATGCCAGCAAGAGCAAAAAATGCATATAGTGCATTGATCTTGAACATGATGAAAAGCGCCGATACAAAACCAATTAATGAAAAATACCAGCGCGATTTAAATGATGGCCGATACGAGGGAGACGCACCAAAGTGGTTTAAAAATGATATCAGACAGAGTGAACCATAGGTGACCATAAAAAACATGGAAATGATTCCGGCAACGGCATTCACATCACCAACTGCAACAAATATAAAGGCAATAATAATGGTTACGAGCGTGGCATTATAGGGTTCTCCTTTTTGCTTGTCGTTTAGTCTTAAAAAACCATTAATCCGGGCTCCCGGGAAAGAACGGTCGGCAGCAAGAGCCTGCAAGGTTCGGGGAGCAACCATTACGGAGCCAATAGCCGATGACAAGGTAGATGCTGCCAATCCAATAGGAATAATGATGCTGCCGCCCAATGCGACTTTACCCATAATTAATT belongs to uncultured Sunxiuqinia sp. and includes:
- a CDS encoding glycosyl hydrolase family 28 protein, whose amino-acid sequence is MTYLMMLALILQLASCSTHEKKIAEQFPDGTEIPAWFSDTTKIDVKALGTQFVITDYGAIGDGETINTQAIQKTIDEAARSGGGVVVIPEGRFLTGAIFFKPNTHLHVSESAILFGSDDISNFPKKPSRMEGQSIDYFPAVVNAYNVDGFTITGKGTIDGNGLNYWKAFWQRRAENPDCTNLEVSRPRLVFIQHSNDVQLQDVKLHNSGFWTTHLYKCNRVKALDLHIYSPAKPIKAPSTDAIDIDACTDVLVNGCYMEVNDDAVALKGGKGPTADEDPDNGPNKNIIIQNCEFGFCHSAVTCGSESIHNRNIIVRDCTVDGPSRVLWLKNRPDTPQLYEYILVENVTGRAQRLIYAKPWTQFFDLKGHKTQPLSQANHITFRNIDLTCKIFADISVTEYDLLKNFTFDHVTITAENGELNKDLFDGLAINQLEVNGQLID
- a CDS encoding amino acid permease, yielding MAAPKKEFGTAPVFFTAISTILGAILFLRFGYGVGTLGFWGVVLIVLIGHLVTIPTALAISEIATNKRVEGGGEYFIISRSFGLNIGATVGIALYMSQAISVAFYVIAFTESFEFLFHYIQINYDFVLPRQAISIPAMAGLSVLILKKGASMGVKTLYIIVAILAVALVMFFVGTTEYATNKSFSIFSADMRNMGSFFAVFAIIFPAFTGMTAGVGLSGELKDPSKSIPLGTTIATVAGMVIYLFIAWKLASSASETDLIQEQLIMGKVALGGSIIIPIGLAASTLSSAIGSVMVAPRTLQALAADRSFPGARINGFLRLNDKQKGEPYNATLVTIIIAFIFVAVGDVNAVAGIISMFFMVTYGSLCLISFLNHFGASPSYRPSFKSRWYFSLIGFVSALFIMFKINALYAFFALAGMTGIYLIVNHIHKDRKGLEIIFINAIFQLNRNLQVYLQNARKRISYKEWRPSSVCISDKTFERKEAFQLLNWLSYKYGFGTYIHLINGYFSKASNMEAMETLGKLIIQFGKIESQVYVDTVISPSYTSAIAQVVQLPGIAGLENNMLIFDNDTNDEEGLQQIIENYALVNAGNFDVLILRTGVKKIDTHKDIHLWLKRSDEFNANLMILLSFIINSHPDWKKGTIKIFDVNKPGELEETKAYLQDLIVKGRLPITLKNIEFLEESTEVSIREMINQRSVDAGLVILGFRGDHLKHEGAPLFQGFNNIDSMLFVNSHDEKVIE